agggtctgtgggacagggcaggggggCCGGGAGCTGCAGGGTATGGCAGGGGTGGAGGGAGCCGGCCCGTGGCCAGAGGGGCTGGGAGTGGCCATGGGGTGCCCCATGGGCCCCCACCGCCCTGTTCCTGGTGGTTTCCTTGACCTGCGAAGCCCCCCCGAGGGACCCCAACCAGTGTGAGCTGGTGGACAGGCCCCGCTACCGGAAAGGACCCCACATCTGCTTCGACTACAATGCAACAGTacgtggggtgcaggggggagcagagctggggggccctggggagggatgggggcagTGGGTGCGCCCCAGGGGGAGGAGCAGAGCCATGGGGATGtccccaggggagcagagctgtggggtgcCCCCCGGGGGTAACTGGGGCAGTGGGTTCCCGCTGGGGGGGGGAGTGGAGCcatggggggtccccaggggagcagagctgaggggTTCCCCCCTGGGGGGGAATGGAGGGGTGagtgccccccctcccccgtggGGGAGCAGAGCCATGGGGTGTCCCCCTGAGGGAAACAGCCATGGCAGGATCCTGGGGGTGCAGTGCCGTGGGGGGACCCCCCTGGTGGGGGTTTGGAGTCCTGGGAGGACCCGTTGGGAGCCTTGGGGTGCCCCCTGGGGAGATCAGAGCCATGGGGGTCCCTAGGAGAGCAATGCCATGGGGTGCTCTCctgggggggggagcagagccatGGGGGTGCCAGGGAGAGCAGCACCATGGGGTGCCCCCGGGGCGGCGGTGCCACGGGGGTCCCGGGGCCCGAGGtgcagcggggctgcgggagggcggCGGGTGCCCCTGCCAGGGCGGTGGGTGTCCCTGGGGCACCGCGGCACTGCTGGGGGTGCCCCACGGCCCCTCTCCCTTTGCCCCCCAGGAAGATACCTCAGACTGCGGCCGAGGGGCTTCCTTCGCCCCCTCCCTGGgggtcctgctctccctgcagctgctgctcctctaCTCCAGCGCCAGCCGGcacccgctgcccccggccgcctGCCTTTAGCCCCCCCAGCCGCACCGCCAGCTCTCTTTTCTTTCACGCTCCATCTCcatcccccgccccggcccggtgGAGCGGGAACAACgtcccctccgccgccccggggacccccgcgaTGCcaccccgcgctccccgccggccgcagccaaAGAAGAGtcggggtgcgggcaggggctccccggcAGAGCGGGGACCGGGTCGGTGCCCCAGCGTCGCGCCCTCCCGGCCGCTCGGACTCGGAAAGTGGCGTCGGTGCCCTCCGCCCGCGACCCCCCCATCCACCTCGCCTATTTTTTTAGCCTGAAGATTTTAAACCAGATCTTTCTACATCGAGTTTCCAACATTTTCGCCTGGAGGACGGCGGTGTTTATTGTCAGCAACGAggacacatggaaaaaaaaaaagggggggggggaggagaaaaaaaaaaaaaaacacaaaaacaaaaaaataagaaaaaaggacttGACTTGACTGTGCGGGTCAGTATTATTTGTTCCAGCGGGTACCGGCCCCCCGGcgtgcggggcgggcggcagctcccgctccctgcgggctcggggccgggcgcgggcggcaGCCGGCCATGGCCTGCGCCGGGGCGGGATggggccccgggccccgctctgGGCCCAGCCGCTCTCCTGCGTTCCTGGGCACAGACACTGGGgtgaaaaggaggggaaaaaaatgtattttgtttcttttccgtTCTGCAGATCACTGTGAAATCCGGcccgcccagccctgcccggccccccggccgccctcgccccggcggccccgccaaAGAAGCCGCGCCGGCCGGGGGTCGTGCTGCTTGGCCCCGCGGGGGACGTGCCGCTTGTCCCCGAGCGGGTCGCACCGCGGGCCCCGCAGCGGGATGTGCCGAGCGGGACGTGGGGCCGGAGGTGCCCCCCAGGAGGGACGTGCCCCGTCCCTCGGGACACCGGcacgggggcggccgggcggccgcggcggggggagccgctcCCCGGGTGCTGCTGCGGTCCTGGCTGGGGGGCACCCGGCACTGGGGGGCGGGAGGTGCCCCTGCAACGGGGCACCCCGAGGTGCTGGGGGTCACGGCAGGGCACTCGGGTGGGCtcgtcccgcccccccccccagccgaaACGCTGGGTGCCGAGGAGGCGGATGGAGCggctgctcagccccagcgccccaccgcccccctccgccccccaccgccccggccgggagaggtgcggcggggccggggggggggcagcgcagGGTGCAGGGTGTCCGGCCgtggcaccccggggtgctgcggtGCGGGGGGTGCCGCACCCACGGCCCCCCCTGCtcccggcagcgctgggggccgctgcccgggcgggcagccccgggaccCTCATCCCCGGGACACCCTGCTCAGAGCCACCTCatcagccggggccgggggagccccccccggcacggccaccccgggggggctgggggggggagccAGGCGCTAATTAGTGCTGGGGTTAATTAATGGTCATTCTGCTTGTAGctttttcagtgtgtgtttgGTTACTGTCTCTGGGAACCGTGTTTGAACAGATGGCTCTGTGTTACCGGGAGTGTGTGTACTTCTGTAGTCTAGTTAGGTGCTCTGCCAGAAAACCACCACTATACATacctataaatatatacatatatagtctattttaagttaaaaaccaATGAGACAAAGGGGCGGCGTggccccgggcccccccgtcccgccggggtcacctcctgccccgtccccaccTGAAAGCTTCTCTCTGCTCATTCAAAGGCGTTGGGtttttaattgattttctttaatttatttttcatttctttgggttttttttttttgtacagaagAGTTGGAAAACttcaaaaaccaacaaaaatacaATTTGTAAGATATCGTGcgtgtgactccttgtaaaatattttcaaatggttTATTACAGAGACTCAGTTATTAAATAATGTTCATATTTTCACTTCACAGGCGGTGGCTGCATCATTACCCGGGTGCgtgggcagggccgggggggcagggagccgggggggggcaggacatGGGGGTGCTCCtgccggcccggccgctgcctgcACGCCTGCCTGCAGCCGGTGCTGcgaggggccgggccgcgggcaggGACACACCGGCAGGGACACCCCGGCAGGGACCCGGGGGCAGGGACACACCGGCAGGGACAcgggcaggggtacaggcagggtgcaggcaggggcacagGCAGGGATACAGGCAGAGCTGCGGGTTCACAGGCGCCCAGGCGCTGCACAGGAGGGGCGGTGGGGCAGCAGGGGGGCCCAGCCCCCCCAtgcagccccgccgggccccccatctccctgtgtcccctcaggactgtgtccccgcttccccatgccaccccccctccctgcctgcgtcCTCTTCTGTCTGTGTCCCCGCATCCACGTCCCCCTGTCCTGTGGGGTCCATGTCCCCGAGAGCCCGCCGTGCCCGCCCCACCCGTGTCCGTGTCGCCCCCCAGGGTTTGTGCCGCCCTCCCCCCGCCATGTCCACGTCCCCATGGCTGTCCGCCCCGTGCCGCCATAACTGTGttcccccatccctctcccccgtgtccccccgtgactctcccccgagcccccccggccgtgcccccccccacccccccgcacacGTGGCCGTAGCCGCGGCCGGACTCCGCGTCCCGACGCGCCTGCGGCGAGACcccgcccccgggcagccccgccccggcccgcccggcgccgcgcatGCGCAGGGCCGCTGTTTGTCCGCGCCCGGCCTGGCCCAGCAGCGGGGCCGAGCGCGGCCTGGCctgcggcggcggccggaggggCCCGGGCCTGGTCGGGGGCcgagcggggcccggcgcgggggaggcggccccggcggcggcggggggaggccgggcgcTGTAgcccccgcggggcagccccgtcccgccggTGGCGGCCGAAGATGCGGCGGTACCTGCCGGTGGCCCGGCAGCACTTCCTGGCGGCGCTGGCCGGCACCAGCGTGGTGGTGAAGTCGCTGAGCGCCGCCGTCCTCCTCCTCTACCTGCTCTCCTTCGGGCTGGACACGGCCTACGGCCTGGGGGTGACCCCCGGCTACCTCCTGCCCCCCAACTTCTGGGTCTGGACGCTGCTGACGCAGGGGCTGGTGGAGGAGCGGGCCTGGGGCCTGGCGGCCAGCCTGGCCACGCtgggggcggccggccggctgCTGGAGCCCCTCTGGGGcgcgctggagctgctggtcttCTTCGCGGTGGTGAACGTCTCGGTGGGGCTCCTGGGGGCCCTCGCCTACTTCCTCACCTACGTGGCCTCCTTCCACCTCGCCTACCTGTTCGCCGTCCGCATCCACGGCGGGCTGGGCTTCCTCGGGGGAGTCTTGGTGGCCCTCAAGCAGACGATGGGGGACAGCACCGTCCTGAAGGTGCCCCAGGTCAGAATGAAGGCTGTCCCcatgctcctgctccttctcctggctctgctgcggCTCGCCGCCCTCGTCGAGAGCAATGTACTGGCCTCGTACGGCTTCGGGCTCCTCTCCAGCTGGGTCTATCTCCGTTTCTACCAGCGGCACAGTAGAGGCCGCGGAGACATGTCCGACCACTTCGCCTTTGCCACTTTCTTCCCCGAGATCTTGCAGCCCGTGGTGGGTCTGGTGGCCAACCTGGTGCACGGCATCCTGGTGAAGGTGAAGGTCTGTCGCAAGACGGTCAAACGCTACGACGTGGGCGCCCCGTCGTCCATCACCATCAGCCTGCCGGGGACGGACCCCCAGGACGCCGAGAGGAGAAGGTAACCGCTCGCCCCGCTTCTGCAGGGATCGTGTTTATGGGCAGCGAGGGTCGTGTTTAAAATCCAAACGAGGAGGAGCGGGGAGATTGGGGGCCTTCTCCAGGGGGTCTGCAGGGGGCCACCCTCCCTACTGCAGAGGTGGTGGGAAGCATTTCAGGGGGCTGGTGGGACCTTGTCCCGCTCTTCCAAATGCGGAGCGGCGGTGAAGCGCAGGGGAGGAGCGGGGAGatcctggggaaggggcaggcgggGTTTGGGGTCAGGGGTCCCTATAGAAGGGGGGACggtggctgcctggggaggtgcCGGCCCCCTGCTCGCAGCAGCCCCGCACCCGTCATCGTGGCGCGGGGGAAGGTGCTGAgtcagccccgcgccccggccctcCCACACACCCGGCGTTGGCCTTCCCGAGCTCCGGCAGGAAGGTTTGGACAAGGCGTTGGCGCTGCACTTTCCCCTGCCCCGTTTTACACTTTTCTTCCCCCATTCCCGGAGTGGCCCGTGTGCTGTCTGACAGCCTCCGAGCGCACCACGTGGCACGGGAACTCTGCGTAGGTAGTCTGGGAGCGCGAGTGGGTTTCTGCGGGACAGTCCCAGGCGCTCCGGGTCATCTCTAGCGCTGCTGAATCCACCCTCTCCTGCCGGGAAGAAGCCAGGGACGACCTCGCACAGTGCCCCGTGGGGCTGAGCCATTaacccctgccctgcccgtcgGACCTGGGGTTAACGCGCCCGTCTGCCCTTGCCCCGCAGGCAGCTGGCCCTGAAGGCCCTGAACGAGCGGCTGAAGCGCGTGGAGGACCAGTCGGCCTGGCCTAGCATGGAGGACGAcgaggaggaggcgggggcgaAGGCCGACAGCCCGCTGCTGCCCGACCCCGGCACGGCTGGGAAGGGCGCTGGCCAGGAGTCCAGCCTCATCACCTTCCAGGATGCCCCATCCCAGCTGTGACTGGCCGACATGccaccccccttccccgccccgtcTCTGTCGGAGAGCTGCTAAcccccctcgtgtcccccccacgCAGCCGGGACGCTCAGCGGGGAGCAGGGACTCCTCCCGCGGCAGAGGCAGGGGGCTACCTCATTCCAACGCTTCGTTGCTGCTCACGGCCAGCACTGGGCGCCCAGGACGGCGACGCTGCCGCCACCGCAAGGACGGGGTTCCTCGAGCCGCTCCCCTCGGCACAGGGCGGGCCGCGGACATCGGCACCAGCAGCGGGAGCTGTTCCgggagggggacgtggggctgATCCAGCCTGAGGTG
This sequence is a window from Mycteria americana isolate JAX WOST 10 ecotype Jacksonville Zoo and Gardens chromosome 11, USCA_MyAme_1.0, whole genome shotgun sequence. Protein-coding genes within it:
- the TMEM115 gene encoding transmembrane protein 115, whose product is MRRYLPVARQHFLAALAGTSVVVKSLSAAVLLLYLLSFGLDTAYGLGVTPGYLLPPNFWVWTLLTQGLVEERAWGLAASLATLGAAGRLLEPLWGALELLVFFAVVNVSVGLLGALAYFLTYVASFHLAYLFAVRIHGGLGFLGGVLVALKQTMGDSTVLKVPQVRMKAVPMLLLLLLALLRLAALVESNVLASYGFGLLSSWVYLRFYQRHSRGRGDMSDHFAFATFFPEILQPVVGLVANLVHGILVKVKVCRKTVKRYDVGAPSSITISLPGTDPQDAERRRQLALKALNERLKRVEDQSAWPSMEDDEEEAGAKADSPLLPDPGTAGKGAGQESSLITFQDAPSQL